One Spirochaeta africana DSM 8902 genomic window carries:
- a CDS encoding FprA family A-type flavoprotein produces the protein MSENTVTEVVQGVYRLSANVDNILFEGIWPIPKGVAMNSYIVKGDKVAIIDGVCEWDGVPETLFAQLEQMQVKVEDIDYVILNHLEPDHTGWLNAFKKIRSDFTIVTSKKGAAVAEAFYGITENIHTVSSGDEIDLGQGRVLQFYEIPNVHWPETIATYDTRSKTLFPCDAFGSFGSVSSSAPYDDQLTQDEIDFFEDEALRYYANIVGAFSLPTRKAIEKLGPLDIQIIAPGHGIVWRKDPAKIVNDYIRYVSYSKGPAKPHVTVIWGSMYGMTEQGVQPVVEGLESAGVTVHVHRIPESNISYILKDVWQSTGVVLGMPTYEYKMFPPMVAALDEIGKKKALNRKAFRFGSYGWSGGAQKELDEITERLKMNWDFIEPVEFKGAPSAAELELIRTRGRELGEAVVQAVNAASGS, from the coding sequence ATGTCCGAGAATACCGTGACCGAAGTCGTTCAGGGTGTGTACCGCCTGTCTGCCAACGTTGACAATATTCTTTTCGAGGGTATCTGGCCAATCCCGAAGGGGGTTGCCATGAACTCATATATCGTCAAGGGCGATAAGGTGGCAATTATCGATGGGGTGTGTGAATGGGACGGGGTGCCGGAAACCCTGTTTGCGCAGCTTGAGCAGATGCAGGTTAAGGTGGAGGATATTGACTACGTTATCCTGAACCACCTTGAACCTGACCATACCGGCTGGCTCAATGCATTCAAGAAGATTCGCAGTGATTTTACCATAGTCACCAGCAAGAAGGGTGCCGCAGTAGCCGAGGCGTTCTACGGGATTACCGAGAATATCCATACCGTCTCCAGTGGCGATGAAATCGATCTTGGACAGGGCAGGGTGCTGCAGTTCTACGAGATCCCGAACGTACACTGGCCGGAAACTATTGCCACCTATGATACCAGGAGCAAGACACTTTTTCCCTGCGACGCATTCGGATCGTTCGGATCGGTTTCAAGCAGTGCCCCGTACGATGATCAGCTGACGCAGGATGAGATTGATTTCTTCGAGGATGAGGCGCTGCGCTACTACGCGAACATCGTGGGTGCGTTCAGCCTGCCAACCAGGAAGGCGATCGAGAAGCTCGGGCCGCTGGATATTCAGATCATTGCTCCAGGACACGGGATCGTCTGGCGCAAGGACCCGGCCAAGATCGTGAACGACTATATCCGGTATGTGAGCTACTCCAAAGGCCCTGCCAAGCCCCACGTTACCGTTATCTGGGGCAGCATGTACGGCATGACCGAACAGGGTGTGCAGCCGGTGGTCGAAGGTCTTGAGAGTGCTGGTGTTACCGTGCATGTCCATCGGATCCCTGAATCAAATATTTCCTACATCCTCAAGGATGTATGGCAGTCGACCGGGGTTGTTCTTGGTATGCCTACCTATGAATACAAGATGTTTCCACCGATGGTGGCGGCCCTGGATGAAATCGGCAAGAAAAAGGCCCTGAACCGCAAGGCTTTCCGGTTCGGCTCGTACGGTTGGTCGGGCGGTGCCCAGAAAGAGCTTGATGAAATTACTGAACGGCTGAAAATGAACTGGGATTTCATCGAGCCCGTCGAGTTCAAGGGTGCTCCCTCCGCGGCTGAGCTTGAGCTTATCCGTACTCGTGGCCGGGAACTCGGTGAGGCGGTTGTACAAGCCGTCAATGCTGCCAGCGGTTCATAA
- a CDS encoding bacteriohemerythrin, protein MKTGQQGFVLRVIARLVRVSAPPAAGGGLVLAAQAMGGLAAAAIAIVVMCAAAVVRDARARAAAAVKDLDTPDTRAIPVRELTEPAGIAAYLEQQGTRQREALFETTGRFDDAATALGEVAGATESQLRAAAESAEAVIEIMSGSQVLMQQLEQQRNSVDDTTAAIEQMFQTIQSITGNAEHIQDRMQELRGVAEEGRETLGQLNQAVQQASQQSQALEQANKLIDDIAAQTHLLAMNAAIEAAKAGSYGAGFAVVAGEIRSLAAEAAAGAARSQEGLTQLDSSIVRMAQDFSGMSELFGRLESHIDTVYDHQHATMVALQEQREGSNHILQSAQQLQRSVETVDEQQRRIHSATERTSSLITELHSMSNANHHRAQELTGTAAQLQQIVEVSAGWSLSIEQGLSVLHAVFSRYPVPASSDLDTRFFRWTEDLATNVELFDQQHQELIRILNDMHRAVIDGEGRARVGSILDRLLEYTDYHFTCEERNFQQHGYPECELHTQIHRKLVATAMELKQRFDEGRSSVVLETLQILRSWLINHIRECDGKYKRFFENKTVVAGEAS, encoded by the coding sequence ATGAAAACTGGTCAACAGGGGTTCGTATTACGTGTCATAGCGCGGTTGGTAAGGGTGTCTGCCCCGCCGGCTGCTGGCGGCGGGCTGGTCCTGGCAGCCCAGGCTATGGGTGGACTGGCCGCAGCGGCGATCGCGATTGTGGTGATGTGTGCCGCGGCGGTGGTGCGTGATGCACGCGCACGGGCTGCTGCAGCGGTGAAAGATCTCGACACCCCCGATACCCGGGCAATACCTGTCCGGGAGCTGACCGAACCGGCAGGTATCGCTGCGTATCTTGAACAGCAGGGAACCCGGCAGCGCGAGGCCCTGTTCGAGACAACCGGCAGATTTGATGACGCTGCAACTGCGCTGGGAGAGGTGGCTGGTGCGACTGAATCCCAGTTGCGAGCGGCGGCAGAAAGTGCCGAGGCGGTCATCGAGATTATGTCGGGAAGCCAGGTGCTGATGCAGCAGCTTGAGCAACAGCGCAACTCGGTAGATGACACCACCGCAGCGATCGAACAGATGTTTCAGACTATCCAGTCGATTACCGGAAATGCTGAGCACATACAGGACCGGATGCAGGAGTTGCGTGGGGTCGCCGAAGAGGGCCGGGAGACCCTTGGACAGCTGAATCAGGCGGTCCAGCAGGCTTCGCAGCAGTCACAGGCACTGGAGCAGGCCAACAAGCTGATCGATGATATCGCTGCGCAGACCCATCTGCTGGCGATGAATGCTGCCATAGAAGCTGCCAAGGCCGGCAGTTATGGGGCCGGCTTTGCGGTGGTTGCCGGCGAGATACGCAGCCTTGCAGCCGAGGCTGCTGCCGGGGCTGCGCGATCACAGGAGGGGCTGACGCAGCTGGACAGCTCTATTGTGCGCATGGCACAGGATTTCTCCGGCATGAGCGAACTGTTTGGCAGGCTGGAGTCGCATATCGATACGGTCTACGACCATCAGCATGCCACCATGGTTGCACTGCAGGAACAGCGTGAAGGCAGCAATCATATACTGCAGTCGGCCCAGCAGCTGCAGCGCAGTGTGGAAACGGTTGACGAACAGCAGCGACGGATTCATTCCGCCACCGAGCGCACCAGCAGTCTGATTACCGAGCTTCACTCCATGAGCAATGCAAATCATCACAGGGCGCAGGAGCTTACCGGTACTGCGGCTCAGCTCCAGCAGATCGTAGAGGTGTCTGCCGGCTGGTCACTGAGCATAGAGCAGGGGCTTTCGGTGCTGCATGCCGTGTTCTCGCGGTATCCGGTGCCGGCATCATCGGATCTGGATACCCGCTTCTTTCGCTGGACAGAGGATCTGGCGACCAACGTGGAACTTTTTGATCAGCAGCACCAGGAACTGATCCGGATTCTCAATGATATGCATCGTGCGGTTATCGATGGTGAAGGGCGTGCCCGGGTGGGCTCTATTCTCGATCGGCTGCTGGAATACACCGATTATCATTTTACCTGCGAGGAGCGTAATTTCCAGCAGCACGGGTATCCGGAGTGCGAACTGCATACCCAGATCCACCGGAAGCTGGTGGCTACCGCAATGGAGCTGAAGCAGCGATTTGATGAGGGGCGCAGCAGTGTGGTGCTGGAGACACTGCAGATCCTGCGCTCCTGGCTGATCAATCATATCCGGGAGTGCGACGGGAAATACAAGCGGTTTTTCGAAAACAAAACCGTTGTTGCGGGCGAGGCGTCCTGA
- a CDS encoding TraB/GumN family protein: MQISNSRRLIAPVYAAASLLMAVLLLSIGCATDTDDRLAEPRLDDDRGELFLWSVAEPQAFLADGSLATPDSAERDTGVLHIYGSIHLATRDVYPLPDIVYSLFENSDVLVLEIDLAQATPNAFFGLQSLMEYPDGSNLEDDLNEHEIELLSDTLGSLGIPFDMVRHLKPWVLEATLVTSLAEQQGIKAEYGIDMHFAELAADLDIPVIALETIEEQLGILGNLPTSTQAAELMRSIENFQDISGYIAQLLTLWRTGDLTGMEEVIAGSMRDDPELATYYDSMFVDRNRAWIPPLREQLAEGKDVFVVVGAGHLVGPDNVIELLRAEGLRAVRY; encoded by the coding sequence ATGCAGATTTCTAATTCCCGACGCCTGATCGCCCCCGTATACGCTGCCGCATCGCTGCTGATGGCCGTGCTGCTGCTCAGCATTGGCTGCGCAACCGACACCGACGATCGGCTTGCCGAACCCAGACTCGATGATGACCGTGGCGAACTGTTCCTCTGGAGCGTTGCCGAGCCACAGGCATTCCTGGCCGATGGCAGCCTGGCTACTCCTGACTCAGCCGAGCGGGACACCGGGGTACTGCACATCTACGGCTCGATTCACCTTGCTACCCGGGATGTATACCCGCTGCCGGATATTGTCTACAGCCTCTTCGAGAATAGCGATGTCCTTGTCCTGGAGATAGACCTTGCCCAGGCCACCCCGAACGCCTTTTTTGGTCTGCAGTCGCTCATGGAATACCCAGACGGCAGCAACCTTGAGGACGACCTGAATGAACACGAGATCGAGTTGCTCAGCGACACCCTCGGATCACTCGGCATACCCTTTGACATGGTACGTCACCTCAAGCCGTGGGTACTGGAAGCAACCCTGGTTACCAGTTTGGCCGAGCAGCAAGGCATCAAGGCAGAGTACGGCATCGACATGCATTTCGCTGAGCTCGCCGCAGACCTGGACATCCCGGTAATCGCCCTGGAGACCATCGAGGAACAGCTTGGCATACTCGGCAATCTGCCGACCAGCACCCAGGCAGCCGAATTGATGCGCAGCATCGAGAATTTCCAGGACATCAGCGGCTATATCGCGCAACTTCTTACACTCTGGCGGACTGGCGACCTGACAGGAATGGAAGAGGTTATCGCCGGCAGCATGCGGGATGATCCCGAGCTGGCAACATATTATGACAGCATGTTTGTAGACCGTAATCGTGCCTGGATCCCGCCGCTGCGCGAACAACTGGCAGAAGGAAAGGATGTATTTGTGGTCGTCGGCGCCGGACATCTGGTGGGCCCGGATAATGTAATCGAGCTGCTGCGTGCCGAGGGCCTCAGAGCAGTCCGTTACTGA
- a CDS encoding FeoA family protein — protein MPRNHILTNACTTVGIFEGKLLQQSRLLRTVYDHLFYRSMIRREIAAADLPRDARVLHIGAGAVPFTAAALAKAGFQVDAVDCCRHAADKAAQFLQQTSPDYHHRVRCSCAQGELINLAGYDAVWISLHVPCAAAIIQRLHRESPNTVVIWRSRSPLVRRMYPRTQFDAHCHIPATRRFRRWTGNVSHIRQQGGNCSLLHLPHGQAATIKTVPEHGDLPSMSLRAGKKITYLGRAAFGGPCIVCIGNRRIAVCHRLARQIRVQQETA, from the coding sequence ATGCCGCGTAATCATATTCTTACCAATGCCTGTACCACTGTCGGCATCTTCGAAGGAAAACTGCTGCAGCAAAGCCGGCTGCTGCGCACTGTATATGATCATCTGTTCTACCGGAGCATGATCCGAAGGGAAATTGCCGCCGCCGACCTCCCCCGGGACGCTCGAGTGCTGCACATTGGTGCCGGTGCCGTGCCGTTTACTGCAGCAGCACTGGCCAAAGCCGGTTTCCAGGTCGATGCGGTCGACTGCTGCCGGCATGCTGCCGACAAAGCGGCGCAGTTCCTGCAGCAGACATCCCCGGACTACCATCATCGGGTACGCTGCAGCTGTGCTCAGGGTGAACTGATCAATCTTGCGGGGTATGACGCCGTCTGGATATCACTGCATGTGCCATGTGCGGCTGCAATCATACAGCGACTGCATCGTGAGTCCCCCAACACCGTGGTGATATGGCGTAGCCGTTCGCCACTGGTAAGGCGTATGTATCCCCGCACCCAGTTTGATGCACACTGCCATATCCCAGCCACCCGTCGGTTTCGACGGTGGACCGGCAACGTCAGTCATATACGGCAGCAGGGAGGAAACTGCAGCCTGCTGCATCTGCCGCACGGCCAGGCCGCTACCATCAAGACCGTACCCGAGCACGGGGATCTTCCCAGCATGTCTCTGCGTGCCGGCAAGAAGATAACCTATCTTGGCCGCGCTGCCTTTGGCGGCCCCTGTATCGTCTGCATTGGCAACCGGAGGATTGCGGTCTGCCATCGACTGGCACGACAAATTCGGGTACAGCAGGAAACAGCCTGA
- a CDS encoding alpha-amylase family glycosyl hydrolase, whose protein sequence is MFSFDESYEPYPVPDNTHPLGCSYRSGAAVFSLWSPDADDVLLHLYHPGESEPTTVHRLQYNPQNGVWSSAEPVADCLGMAYTYVVARHGHKHECLDPYAIAMEPTRLPSDRQLRSSGRGIVVDPVELAGYAAAPMATAVPPEQTVIYEVHVRDFTIAAATDAKPGTFAAFRERIPYLQDLGITHVQLLPVWKSAFIDEMQQAYEHTGRTHGNNYNWGYDPQNYFSVNGWLSTDPTDPTAGIRELASLINDLHQAGIGVIFDVVYNHMGDARFLEDIVPHYFFRRDIAGEFTSNSGCGNDIASCRQMARRLIHDSLCYIAETFGADGFRFDLMGLIDSETILQAKHTVQQKTGRQLLFLGEGWRMYNGPEGTRALDQDFLTETDEVAVFSDELRDLLKAGGLAEEGNGFVTDLPVDTRQLYHNLVGDPQNYFRSMTPGCVVNYIAAHDGLTLHDSIIHNSRLDPGNPQDRESLRRRILMANFLLLTSQGITFLHAGQERGRSKHIPSHQEKCIGQFVHDSYNSDDRVNQFVWELDEWQQQLLTYTRSLIHLRRSEDIFAIGDHSRIYRAAEYVDTGVGTAVAYGLRKDRAELYLIMANAAVDPVTIALPDQLCGIDTHTAQRTVVVDTARVSADGIERPEGLLLQADAVTLEGLSWTMLRVGCMY, encoded by the coding sequence ATGTTCAGCTTCGACGAGTCTTACGAACCCTATCCCGTGCCCGATAACACCCATCCTCTCGGCTGCAGCTACCGATCCGGAGCCGCCGTTTTTTCGCTCTGGTCGCCGGATGCCGATGATGTGCTGCTGCATCTGTACCACCCGGGTGAATCCGAACCGACGACGGTCCACCGACTGCAGTATAACCCGCAGAACGGCGTCTGGAGCTCGGCTGAGCCTGTGGCCGATTGTCTCGGGATGGCCTATACCTATGTTGTAGCGCGACATGGTCACAAACATGAGTGTCTTGATCCGTATGCCATCGCCATGGAACCCACCCGACTCCCGTCGGACCGGCAGCTGAGATCCTCCGGCCGAGGGATTGTAGTCGACCCGGTAGAACTCGCAGGGTATGCTGCTGCCCCGATGGCGACAGCGGTTCCCCCGGAGCAGACCGTCATTTACGAGGTTCATGTACGCGACTTCACCATTGCAGCCGCCACCGATGCCAAGCCAGGAACCTTTGCAGCCTTTCGCGAACGTATTCCGTATCTGCAGGATCTTGGTATTACCCATGTTCAACTGTTACCGGTCTGGAAATCAGCATTTATAGATGAGATGCAGCAGGCATATGAGCATACCGGCAGAACCCACGGCAACAACTATAACTGGGGATATGACCCGCAAAATTATTTTTCCGTGAACGGATGGCTGAGCACGGATCCGACCGATCCCACTGCGGGTATTCGTGAGCTTGCATCATTGATAAACGATCTTCACCAGGCCGGAATCGGGGTAATATTCGATGTGGTCTATAATCATATGGGTGATGCGCGGTTTCTGGAAGACATCGTGCCGCACTATTTCTTCCGACGCGATATTGCCGGCGAGTTTACCAGCAACAGCGGCTGCGGCAATGATATTGCCAGCTGTCGGCAGATGGCCCGGCGCCTTATCCACGATTCATTGTGCTATATCGCGGAAACATTTGGCGCCGACGGCTTTCGCTTTGATCTTATGGGGCTGATTGACAGTGAAACCATCCTGCAAGCCAAACACACCGTTCAGCAAAAGACCGGGCGACAGCTGCTTTTTCTCGGAGAGGGCTGGCGCATGTACAACGGGCCGGAAGGCACCCGAGCGCTGGATCAGGATTTCCTGACCGAGACCGACGAGGTTGCGGTCTTCAGTGATGAACTCAGAGATCTGCTGAAAGCCGGCGGACTTGCCGAGGAAGGGAACGGTTTTGTGACCGATCTGCCGGTAGATACCCGCCAGCTGTATCATAACCTTGTGGGCGATCCACAGAACTACTTTCGCAGTATGACACCGGGGTGTGTTGTCAACTACATCGCTGCCCACGATGGTCTTACCCTGCATGACTCGATTATCCACAATAGCCGACTGGATCCGGGCAATCCGCAAGATCGTGAATCGCTGCGCCGACGCATACTGATGGCCAATTTTCTGCTACTGACCAGCCAGGGGATTACATTTTTACATGCCGGCCAGGAACGTGGCCGCAGCAAGCATATCCCCAGTCATCAGGAGAAATGTATCGGGCAGTTCGTCCATGATTCCTACAACTCTGATGACAGGGTCAACCAGTTCGTCTGGGAGCTCGACGAATGGCAGCAGCAGCTGCTGACCTACACCCGAAGCCTGATACACCTGCGACGAAGCGAGGATATCTTTGCCATCGGGGATCACAGTCGTATCTACCGGGCAGCAGAGTATGTTGACACCGGTGTCGGGACGGCGGTAGCCTATGGATTGCGAAAAGATCGTGCAGAGCTGTACCTGATTATGGCCAATGCCGCAGTGGATCCGGTAACAATCGCATTGCCCGATCAGCTGTGCGGCATTGATACCCACACCGCGCAGCGCACGGTAGTGGTCGATACCGCCCGGGTCAGCGCTGACGGGATCGAGCGGCCGGAAGGTCTGCTGCTGCAGGCAGATGCGGTTACGCTTGAGGGGCTGTCCTGGACAATGCTGCGGGTGGGCTGTATGTACTGA
- the manA gene encoding mannose-6-phosphate isomerase, class I, producing the protein MDVAFYPLHNPVKHYAWGSTERIARFQHRRFPTPQPEAEVWMGAHPSDSSMLQIAGRRCSLWQAVADNPEYWLGSQVARDFDRQFPFLLKILAAEKALSIQVHPTRDQAERGFRFEEQHAVPHDAPHRIYRDRNHKPEQMVALSEFQAMCGFRTGSAIAQRMRPLHRYTSVSGRDEQALQELWSVLEMISSDTDGIGSFFRTLMALQTDHPAAAAALLHGGVQAASAELAEIDAFAAAWVRRLSRQFPDDPGALAPLYLNTVSIYPGEALTLAAGIPHAYLDGLGVEVMANSDNVIRAGLTVKHIDVPSLVDTVRCRSFVPDTAGPQPVADGVEQYPQVFREFALFRLTTGPVRITRDAGCAGRGPRILLADSDAQLRIVDTQGRWEDISGGSAVVIPHATEEFRLQGTGCGYLATAGAV; encoded by the coding sequence ATGGACGTCGCTTTTTATCCGTTGCATAACCCGGTCAAGCATTATGCCTGGGGTTCTACCGAGCGTATTGCCAGGTTTCAGCACCGTCGTTTTCCTACTCCGCAGCCGGAGGCCGAGGTGTGGATGGGTGCGCACCCCAGCGATTCCTCGATGCTGCAGATAGCAGGCCGTCGGTGCAGTCTGTGGCAGGCAGTCGCTGACAATCCTGAATACTGGCTGGGTTCGCAGGTTGCCAGGGATTTCGACCGGCAGTTTCCATTTCTCCTCAAGATCCTTGCTGCGGAAAAGGCCTTGAGTATCCAGGTGCATCCAACCAGGGATCAGGCCGAGCGGGGCTTTCGCTTTGAGGAGCAACATGCTGTTCCGCATGATGCGCCTCATCGCATATATCGTGATCGCAACCATAAGCCCGAGCAGATGGTGGCATTGTCGGAGTTCCAGGCCATGTGCGGCTTTCGTACTGGCAGCGCTATCGCTCAGCGCATGCGTCCGCTGCATCGCTACACCAGTGTGTCGGGTCGGGACGAACAGGCGCTGCAGGAGCTCTGGTCGGTACTGGAGATGATAAGCAGCGACACCGATGGCATTGGCAGTTTCTTCCGTACATTGATGGCGCTGCAGACCGATCATCCGGCTGCTGCTGCAGCACTGCTGCACGGGGGGGTACAGGCAGCATCTGCAGAGCTGGCGGAAATTGACGCTTTTGCTGCGGCCTGGGTGCGACGCCTTAGCCGTCAGTTTCCCGATGATCCAGGGGCTCTTGCGCCGCTGTATCTGAACACGGTATCTATCTATCCTGGTGAGGCGCTGACCCTTGCGGCCGGAATCCCCCACGCCTATCTTGATGGCCTTGGCGTTGAGGTCATGGCTAACTCTGATAATGTGATCCGTGCCGGTCTTACCGTCAAGCATATCGATGTTCCGTCGCTGGTAGATACGGTTCGCTGTCGTTCATTTGTGCCGGACACAGCAGGGCCGCAGCCAGTTGCTGACGGTGTGGAGCAGTATCCGCAGGTTTTTCGGGAGTTCGCGCTGTTTCGACTTACCACCGGGCCGGTTCGTATTACACGCGACGCCGGATGTGCGGGCCGCGGACCGCGTATCCTGCTTGCCGATTCCGATGCACAGCTGCGGATTGTCGATACCCAGGGACGCTGGGAAGATATCAGCGGCGGGAGTGCAGTGGTAATTCCGCATGCGACCGAGGAGTTCAGGCTGCAGGGGACTGGCTGCGGATACCTTGCCACTGCAGGTGCGGTATGA
- a CDS encoding class I SAM-dependent methyltransferase: MSIIQPVVAAAEKLCAGLPIAVRWYSAPYESIVQREIDLASITEHDRVLQIGCGAIPFTAIHLAQKTGARVTALDIDPTAVAIARRVIAAAGLEALVKIRCGDGCRVDASDCTVALVALQARPKQEILQNLLDTIPTGSRLVFRAPAPRFAAQYDAIPTGAAPSGSVFQPMKTFDRSILYAA, translated from the coding sequence ATGTCGATTATTCAGCCGGTTGTCGCAGCCGCAGAAAAATTATGTGCCGGACTGCCGATTGCGGTACGGTGGTATTCAGCCCCGTACGAATCAATCGTTCAGCGTGAGATTGATCTGGCCAGTATCACCGAGCATGACCGGGTGCTGCAGATCGGATGCGGTGCCATACCATTTACCGCTATCCACCTCGCGCAGAAAACCGGTGCCCGGGTAACCGCGCTGGACATAGATCCAACCGCTGTTGCCATTGCCCGGCGGGTTATAGCCGCCGCCGGCCTCGAGGCACTGGTAAAGATACGCTGCGGCGATGGCTGCAGAGTGGATGCCTCTGACTGTACGGTGGCACTGGTGGCTCTTCAGGCACGACCGAAACAGGAAATCCTGCAGAATCTGCTTGACACAATTCCGACCGGCAGCCGCCTGGTATTCCGGGCCCCGGCACCGCGGTTTGCTGCCCAGTACGATGCCATACCGACGGGAGCAGCGCCATCAGGTAGCGTATTCCAGCCGATGAAAACATTTGACAGGTCGATACTCTATGCCGCGTAA
- a CDS encoding FeoB small GTPase domain-containing protein: MGMPNVGKSVLFGKLTGLNVAAANFAGTTVEYTAGTATFGGQHCELQDVPGTYSLQAGNQAEQVAVQMLNDTPDAVIVVLDALNLEAGLALLLQIQRFGIPTIAAVNRIDLVDPDTINLEHLERHLHGIRCVAVSAVSGQGLATLRQVTAEQLTYNAPSRNKEPELEDFDPWPAAEAAAADALGGSDGHSHTSVRRTWDHRLVAPMPGIPIALAVMAAVFTVVIGAGMGFRRFVLLPLLRGALFPAITTWISALPLPDAATAILIGDYGVLIKGIEWPFALVFPYVISFYAAFALLEDSGYLPRLAALLDGIFRRLGIGGSSVIPLLLGYGCGIPAIMATRALPSRKQRLIVTWLVCLSVPCVSQTGAFIALLAEYSLGLLGLVFLISIAVMITAGLLLDSLLPGASPGIVLELPPLLPPNGRIIGKKIWMRAHSYLYDGAAPMIVAILAAAVLYELGILYWIGTAMEPLVTRLLLLPSEASVPLLMGIVRRELTVLPLLDMQLSTIQLLTGSVVALLYIPCIAMVVTVARELGIKIAIAVLAGTTLTAFAGGTVVAQLGGILLH; this comes from the coding sequence ATGGGAATGCCAAACGTCGGCAAAAGCGTACTATTTGGCAAACTCACCGGACTGAACGTTGCCGCCGCCAATTTTGCCGGCACCACGGTGGAATACACCGCTGGCACCGCAACCTTTGGCGGGCAGCACTGCGAGCTGCAGGATGTACCCGGCACCTACAGCCTGCAGGCCGGCAACCAGGCCGAACAAGTCGCGGTGCAGATGCTGAACGACACCCCCGATGCCGTAATCGTAGTCCTGGATGCCCTGAACCTTGAGGCAGGGCTCGCGCTGTTGCTGCAGATCCAGCGATTCGGCATTCCGACTATAGCGGCTGTCAATCGAATCGACCTCGTCGATCCTGATACCATCAATCTTGAACACCTTGAGCGCCATCTCCACGGAATCCGGTGCGTCGCAGTATCTGCAGTTTCCGGGCAAGGCCTTGCTACCCTGCGGCAGGTTACCGCTGAACAGCTGACATATAACGCCCCATCACGCAACAAAGAACCCGAACTGGAAGATTTTGATCCATGGCCCGCAGCAGAGGCGGCGGCGGCAGATGCCCTGGGTGGCAGCGACGGCCATTCTCACACCTCCGTACGCCGCACCTGGGATCACCGACTTGTTGCGCCAATGCCCGGGATTCCCATCGCCCTGGCCGTAATGGCAGCAGTGTTTACCGTCGTAATCGGCGCCGGTATGGGCTTCCGACGTTTTGTCCTGCTACCGCTGCTGCGCGGCGCCCTGTTTCCGGCAATCACCACCTGGATCAGTGCCCTGCCGCTACCCGATGCCGCAACCGCGATACTGATCGGGGATTACGGCGTATTGATCAAGGGTATAGAATGGCCATTTGCCCTGGTATTTCCGTATGTGATCAGTTTCTACGCAGCCTTTGCACTGCTTGAAGACTCCGGCTATCTCCCGCGACTGGCAGCCCTGCTTGACGGAATCTTCCGCCGACTCGGCATAGGCGGCAGCAGTGTAATCCCGCTGCTGCTTGGCTATGGCTGCGGAATTCCAGCTATCATGGCGACCCGGGCACTGCCGTCACGCAAACAGCGCCTGATCGTAACCTGGCTGGTGTGCCTGTCGGTTCCCTGTGTATCCCAAACCGGCGCATTCATCGCATTGCTGGCAGAATACAGTCTGGGACTGCTTGGCCTGGTGTTCCTGATCAGCATTGCCGTTATGATCACTGCAGGACTCCTGCTCGACAGCCTACTCCCCGGCGCCAGTCCCGGGATCGTGCTCGAACTGCCGCCGCTGTTACCGCCAAACGGGCGCATCATCGGAAAAAAAATCTGGATGCGGGCCCACAGCTATCTGTACGACGGGGCAGCCCCGATGATCGTGGCGATCCTGGCTGCCGCTGTGCTGTATGAATTGGGCATTCTGTACTGGATCGGCACCGCTATGGAACCCCTGGTTACCAGGCTGCTGCTGCTGCCCAGTGAGGCATCGGTCCCCCTGCTCATGGGGATTGTCCGTCGTGAGCTTACGGTGCTTCCGCTGCTGGATATGCAGCTGTCTACGATTCAGCTGCTTACCGGCTCAGTGGTAGCGCTGCTGTACATACCATGTATTGCAATGGTAGTAACAGTAGCTCGTGAGTTGGGAATCAAGATCGCCATCGCTGTACTGGCAGGGACAACGCTGACAGCATTCGCCGGCGGGACAGTAGTAGCACAACTGGGGGGGATCCTTCTACACTGA
- a CDS encoding DUF188 domain-containing protein encodes MSVVTVQTVFLDADSLPARVREITYRRGLKGDVQVVVVANRRIPHPADDHITMVQVDAGEGKADEYILAHVQACDLVVTRDIPLAHELAVRGIRVINDRGTWFDIETAKERLSVRDFAYDLRSSGIDPGFSDRFGQRELRQFGATFEQALTRPY; translated from the coding sequence ATGAGCGTGGTCACGGTACAGACAGTTTTTCTTGATGCCGATTCCCTGCCGGCCAGGGTGCGGGAGATTACCTATCGCCGGGGCTTGAAGGGCGATGTTCAGGTGGTAGTCGTAGCCAACCGCAGAATCCCGCATCCTGCTGATGATCATATAACCATGGTGCAGGTCGATGCCGGCGAGGGCAAGGCTGATGAATATATTCTCGCCCATGTACAGGCCTGTGATCTGGTCGTAACACGGGATATTCCCTTGGCTCATGAGCTTGCTGTGCGGGGCATACGGGTAATCAATGATCGGGGCACCTGGTTTGATATCGAGACGGCCAAAGAGCGTCTGTCGGTGCGTGATTTCGCCTATGATCTGCGCAGCAGCGGGATTGATCCGGGGTTCAGTGACCGTTTCGGGCAGCGCGAGCTGCGGCAGTTCGGCGCTACATTTGAGCAGGCTTTGACCAGACCATACTGA